In one window of Aphidius gifuensis isolate YNYX2018 linkage group LG4, ASM1490517v1, whole genome shotgun sequence DNA:
- the LOC122853729 gene encoding kinetochore-associated protein 1-like yields the protein MSNLNYKFKKIQFFNNYQSAICLRMDGSLNILCLQTLLSRKIWKNCIDDFISIKEDLEGPYHILILMKPDDITNKKKLHLLSFPDFKIKFTIVVENTTYLVDIINNKTDNENLLFLEGIKTTNEYVDLIRIKAIEESIPELRLQRLLRKYKFNEALDFALKFNLDCEIVYHAEAMMLMEKLRPRLQSSEKIDVDIFMTTLDKIKDVKFIYECCNNAMTKDYKDTRKLLVYSRQRIVDYVNDKNIQDKLNENLSQLLATVSDTLRKLETFEMIHKADVINETSTDEWIKFSRENLLKECMEYLSNSELNSASLIWTRHMSSIASIVTSETIIDILAAIPENLSPDELWPWLIHFIPSVTSLIPNGLSEIINWGYKKTKTLEKYHRDLWPDIGLEFANGFINILQFEENNIYYQFHQEYTNKNSQLQRLMLLIQAMKDLRDLKTNYKIFLPLHTYLGNSTDVIHLLLNKVNINELPNLLDNFLHVYMLNNSLKNDHVLSSYVQNILKNSKGWWLWEKAPWDKRLSIVINYIHNIQNRLQQTLEVLKRAPVPWSDEVKLLAEKSYNYDHPLVAKIRIESNSVVVKLILKKYRYAHIGLSSRFFSYIIKQNRSTMIDDIIELTKMNNTTRFNVFSECVNYHLTQAIQNEHHDFALLKIITNISIILSSLVPSIDDIIQDIHDVLNHCVIMMLKKVIVSINFDVQLGLVCLLMIPHDNSLKTLGLISKLHQADYKRDRIIKDLGYEYCRLTKNYQQMEEFNMMKIRYEWAKRLANYKITYREIMSNDVDIKHDILRRIMSSNENNIIDTLNDYCLSFGFVRDDVYLAYLESLLCSWEPKYIINNQNGQKEPIIDDNDINCMKIPESYTHATAALYYAVNYMPPGADQVEAAKECFSYINNLPEGTIDIDNDKRIKIENKYRKYTSKHILHTYGLGDDKYLNLVDYPEQLVRALYYDKTIPERYRCATKNRPDINSSVNDLGKVFNINLVKIRLELLEEWLQPDTGEIKNDSITVAGICQDDTSSSLIDTFTFDDNLLRACYIISCGDHEQFIGHLITMGLTEDFHCPGVRYRALRVVQSITDENTIQELSKINSSTMNEYLKSLQYLTDLQRLGIGYSISGFDSCSKEKLIQVLISNQYCCSRSLRLVPQLFIDYHIDNYELLNFVNKLKFFDIIHSCFRAQQPHFAAALLPFVEDTDKQLILNEISLNYHDIDSVIKKLKKIEKKRIVRQVSYLT from the exons ATgtctaatttaaattataaatttaaaaaaatacaattttttaataattatcaatcagCAATTTGTCTTAGAATGGATGGtagtttaaatattctttgttTACAAACATtgttatcaagaaaaatatggaaaaattgtattgatgattttattagtATTAAAGAAGATTTAGAGGGTccatatcatattttaatattaatgaaaccAGATGatatcacaaataaaaaaaaattacatttattatcatttccagattttaaaattaaatttacaattgtcGTTGAAAATACAACATatcttgttgatattattaataataaaactgataatgaaaatttattatttttagagggtattaaaacaacaaatgaatATGTTGATTTAATTAGAATTAAAGCAATTGAAGAGAGTATACCAGAATTACGTTTACAAAGattattaagaaaatataaatttaatgaagcATTAGATTTTGCATTGAAATTTAATCTTGATTGTGAAATTGTTTATCATGCTGAGGCAATGATgttgatggaaaaattaaGACCAAGATTACAGtcaagtgaaaaaattgatgttgatatatttatgacaacacttgataaaattaaagatgttaaatttatatatgaatgttgTAATAATGCAATGACAAAGGATTACAAAGATACAAGAAAACTTTTGGTTTATTCAAGACAAAGAATAGTTGATtatgttaatgataaaaatattcaagataaaCTAAATGAAAATCTTTCACAACTTCTTGCTACTGTAAGTGATACACTTAGAAAATTAGAGACATTTGAAATGATACATAAAGCTGATGTTATAAATGAAACATCAACTGATGAATGGATAAAATTTTCACGTGAAAATTTACTAAAAGAATGTAtggaatatttatcaaatagtGAATTAAATTCAGCATCATTAATATGGACAAGACACATGTCAAGTATTGCATCAATTGTTACAAGTGaaacaataattgatatacTTGCTGCAATACCAGAAAATCTTAGTCCTGATGAATTATGGCCATGGCTTATACATTTTATTCCATCAGTAACATCATTAATACCAAATGGTCTatcagaaataattaattggggctataaaaaaactaaaacattGGAAAAATATCATCGTGATTTATGGCCAGATATTGGTCTTGAATTTGCTAatggttttataaatatattacaatttgaagaaaataatatttattatcaatttcatcagGAATATACAAATAAGAATTCACAATTACAAAGACTCATGTTACTCATACAAGCAATGAAAGATTTACgtgatttaaaaacaaattataaaatatttttaccacttCATACATATCTTGGTAATTCAACAGAtgttatacatttattattaaataaagttaACATAAATGAATTACCAAAtttattagataattttttacatgtttatatgttaaataattcattaaaaaatgatcatgtattatcatcatatgtacaaaatatattaaaaaattcaaaaggtTGGTGGTTATGGGAAAAGGCACCATGGGATAAACGTTTAagtattgttataaattatattcataatatacaaaatcgtTTACAACAAACACTTGAAGTATTAAAAAGAGCACCAGTACCATGGAGTGATGAAGTTAAATTACTTGCTGAAAAAAGTTACAATTATGATCATCCACTTGTTGCTAAAATTCGTATAGAAAGTAATTcagttgttgttaaattaatattaaaaaaatatagatatgcACATATTGGtttatcatcaagatttttttcatatattattaaacaaaatagatCAACAAtgattgatgatattattgaattaactaaaatgaataatacaaCAAGATTCAATGTTTTTTCTGAATgtgttaattatcatttaacacaag CAATACAAAATGAACATCATGATTTtgctttattaaaaataataacaaatatatcaattattttatcatcacttGTACCAAGCATTGATGATATAATACAAGATATACATGATGTATTAAATCATTGTGTTATAATGATGcttaaaaaagtaattgtaagtattaattttgatgtacAACTGGGTCTTGTTTGTTTGCTTATGATACCACatgataattcattaaaaacacttggtttaatatcaaaattacatcAAGCTGATTATAAACGTGATCGTATTATTAAAGATTTAGGCTATGAGTATTGTCGTTTaacgaaaaattatcaacaaatggaAGAATTTAATATGATGAAAATACGATATGAATGGGCAAAAAGATTggcaaattataaaataacatacaGAGAAATAATGAGTAATGATGTTGATATTAAACATGATATATTAAGAAGAATAATgtcatcaaatgaaaataatattattgatacacttaatgattattgtttaAGCTTTGGTTTTGTACGTGATGATGTTTATTTAGCATATCTTGAATCATTACTATGCTCATGGGaaccaaaatatataataaataatcaaaatggTCAAAAAGAGccaataattgatgataatgat ataaattgtatgaaaatacCAGAATCATATACTCACGCAACAGCAGCATTGTATTATGCTGTAAATTATATGCCACCAGGTGCTGATCAAGTTGAAGCAGCTAAAGAatgtttttcatatattaataatttaccagaaggtacaattgatattgataatgataaacgtattaaaattgaaaataaatatcgtAAATATACATCAAAACATATATTACATACCTATGGTCTTggtgatgataaatatttaaatcttgtTGATTATCCAGAACAACTTGTACGAGCATTGtattatgataaaacaatACCAGAACGTTATAGATgtgcaactaaaaatcgtccAGATATTAATTCATCAGTTAATGATTTAGGaaaagtatttaatattaatcttgTTAAAATAAGATTAGAATTACTTGAAGAATGGTTACAGCCAGATActggtgaaataaaaaatgatagtaTAACTGTTGCTGGTATTTGTCAAGAtgatacatcatcatcattaattgatacatttacatttgatgataatttattacgtGCATGTTATATAATTAGTTGTGGTGATCATGAACAGTTTATTGGTCATTTAATAACAATGGGACTTACTGAAGATTTTCATTGTCCTGGTGTTAGATATCGTGCATTACGTGTTGTACAATCAATAACTGATGAAAATACAATTCaagaattatcaaaaattaattcatcaacaatgAATGAATATCTTAAATCATTACAATACTTAACTGATTTACAACGTCTTGGAATTGGTTATTCAATTAGTGGTTTTGATTCATGctctaaagaaaaattaatacaagtaCTTATTAGTAATCAATATTGTTGTTCAAGATCATTAAGACTTGTaccacaattatttattgattatcatattgataattatgaactgttaaatt TTGTTAataaacttaaattttttgatattattcatTCATGTTTTCGTGCTCAACAACCTCATTTTGCTGCTGCATTATTACCATTTGTTGAAGACActgataaacaattaattttaaatgaaatatcattaaattatcatgacATTGATAGTGTCattaaaaaactcaaaaaaatagaaaaaaaaagaattgttcGTCAAGTAAGTTACTTAACATAA
- the LOC122854580 gene encoding mitochondrial transcription rescue factor 1 produces MIANNRNAKIITPIVNSMRIDAIVKGGFGVSRAKAETILYDSKLRINGYKVPKKGLQIGIDDVIDLIQGPSPKNPDFLVVTRIKILDANTHENMYKVKMLREKNLVIENYEDSWNPVADE; encoded by the exons ATGATAGCAAATAATAGAAATGCTAAAATAATTACTCCAATTGTTAATTCAATGAGAATTGATGCAATTGTCAAAGGTGGATTTGGAGTTTCTCGAGc aAAAGCTGAAACTATTTTATATGATAGTAAACTACGAATAAATGGTTACAAAGTACCAAAAAAAGGTTTACAA ATTGGAATTGATGATGTGATTGACTTGATTCAGGGACCAAGTCCAAAGAATCCAGATTTTCTTGTTGTAACAAGAATCAAGATACTCGATGCAAACACTCATGAAAACATGTACAAAGTCAAAAtgttgagagaaaaaaatttagtaattgaaaattatgaagACTCTTGGAACCCAGTAGCTGATGAGTAA